The Aspergillus nidulans FGSC A4 chromosome VII nucleotide sequence TCGTACGGTACTCCGAACAAAAGTGTCATAGGAGTGACGAAGTCACGGAAATCCGCGGGAATTTGCGCGTCCAGCAGCGGATATTCCATCGCGGAATCCCTTCCGCCACCCCGCATCTATCATTTTTCGAACGTGCTCGCCGCAAAAAGAATCACGTAGCGAAACTAGGAATGAATAGGAAATCGCCGTGGATACCCTTGGCCAGAGCCTTGAATACGAGCGATTCCGAGTTTATCCTCTAGATAGAGAACTGCATCGATGAACACTTCCAACGCACCACCTTTTCCCTCTAGCAGACTCAAACCGTTTCCAAGCAACAAACCCTAGTCAAGACTGCAATATCTACTTAAAGGGACACCGCACCGGTCAAGATGTCTACAAATTCAGACCTCAGAGTGACACTCTACACCTACTTTCGCTCCTCGTGCTCCGCGCGCCTTCGTATCGCCCTCGCCCTTAGGTCAATCTCCTATACCTCAGTCCCTATCAACCTGCTGAAGGGCGAGCAGTCGAGCACAAAAAACACGGCCGTAAACCCATCGGCCACCGTTCCCACGCTCATCATCGAGCATGTAGACCGGAGCCAGTCTCCAATAACAATAACCCAGTCCCTCGCAGCGCTCGAATACCTGGATGAAGCATTCCCCGACAATCCCAACCCACTCCTTCCACCTATTTCTAACCCGCAACAACGCGCGCTCGTGAGGTCTCTAGCATCAATTATAGCCTGCGACATTCAGCCAGTCACGAACCTACGGATTCTTCAGCGCGTTGCACCATTCGGCGTCGACCGGGCCGCCTGGTCAAAGGATCTCATTGAAGCTGGGTTTGCGGCGTATGAGGCTATTGCTAGAGACTCTGCTGG carries:
- the maiA gene encoding maleylacetoacetate isomerase maiA (transcript_id=CADANIAT00008551), which codes for MSTNSDLRVTLYTYFRSSCSARLRIALALRSISYTSVPINLLKGEQSSTKNTAVNPSATVPTLIIEHVDRSQSPITITQSLAALEYLDEAFPDNPNPLLPPISNPQQRALVRSLASIIACDIQPVTNLRILQRVAPFGVDRAAWSKDLIEAGFAAYEAIARDSAGVFSVGDTITMADVCLIPAVWGAERAGVNLGQYPTIKRVAEALEKENAVKEGHWRTQQDTPTEFRC